The Candidatus Tanganyikabacteria bacterium sequence CAGGCCCCCCGTGCACACCACGAGGTCGGCGCGGCCGAGGGCGATCTCGACGGCCTCGCACAGGCGCGCCATGTTGTCGCCGACGGTGACGACGCGGTGCACGTCGATGCCCAGCAACGCGAGTCGTCTCGCCAGCCAGGTGGCGTTGGTGTTGACCACCTGGCCGATGAGCAACTCCGTGCCGATCGACAGGATCTCAGCAAGCACGGAGCGAAGTATACCTGCCCTACAAGGTTCCGAACGTTCGGTCGCCCGCGTCGCCCAGGCCCGGGACGATGTAGCCGTGCTCGTTGAGGTGCGAGTCGATGCTGACCGTGTAGATCGCCACGTCGGGATGCGCCTTGCGGAGCGCCGCGATGCCCTCGGGGCTCGCGATGAGGCACAGGTACTTGATATTGCCGGCGCCGCGCGCCTTGAAGAGGTTTATCGTCTCGACGGCCGAGCCACCGGTCGCGAGCATCGGGTCGATGACCAGCACGGTGGTGGTGGCATCGTAGGTCTCGGGCAGCTTGACGTAGTAGGTGACCGGCCGGAGGGTCTCCTCGTTGCGGTACAGGCCGATGTGGCGGACCTCGGCCTCCGGCAGCAACTCGATAGCCGGCTCCACCATCGCCAGGCCGGCCCGCAGGATCGGCGCGATGACGATCTTCTTGTGGAGCAGCGCGCGGCCGGCGGTCTTGCCCAGCGGCGTCTCGACCTCGATTTCCTCGGTGGCGAGATCGCGCGTCGCTTCCAGCACGAGAAACTTCGCCAGCTCGCGGGCGCGGGCGCGAAAGCGCACCACCGGGGTGTCTTTTGCGCGCAACTCCGCCAGCGCGCAGTGCACCAGCGGGTGATCGAGGACCTGGACCAGCTTGTCGGATTCGATGGCCATCGTCGTCATGCAGGAGCCGCCTTATTTCAAAACGTGCCGCGACTTCCAGACGTATTCGGCTCCGGAACTCACGGTCAGGAGGAGTGCCAGTGCGTAAACCGGGTCTGCCGCCCATTTTATGCCACCTGGCGGCCACAGGTACAGGGCCAGCGCGACCATCTGGAGGACGGTCTTGACCTTGCCCGGCCAGCTTGCCGGGGTCACGCCCCCGCCTTTCTCGGCCACCGCCACGCGCAGGCCGGTGACCAGGAACTCGCGGGCGACGATGAGCGTCACGGTCCAGGCCGGCACGACCCCGTGGTAGGCCAGGCCGACCAGGGCGCACGCCACCAGGACCTTGTCGGCCAGCGGATCGAGCAAGGCGCCCAGCGTGGTGGTCTGGCCCCAGCGGCGCGCCAGCATGCCGTCGAAGTAATCCGTCACGCTGGCCACGACGTAGCAGCCGAATGCGATCCACGCCCACTCCCGGCCGGCGGCGGCCGTCCCGACCGGCGTGGCCTCGAAGGCCCACGCGAGGGGGACGATCAGGGCGACGCGCAACCAGGTGAGCGCGGTCGGCAGGTTCACGCCCTGGATCTTACCGGATGCGAAGAGCCGGGACCCCCGTAGGGATCCCGGCCCGGGCCGCGATTATCTTAGACGCCTGCCTGGCGGAAGCTCTCGATTTCCTTGGCCTGCCGGCGCACGGTCTCCTGGAGATCCGCGAAGCCGTTCAGCAACTCGTTGAAACGGCCCTCCAGCTGCGACTTCTCCTTGCGGAGGGTCAGGAAGCTGTCGAGCAGTTGCGAGAGTTCGCTGGCCGGCGCCGTCTCGGGTTCCATCTCCTCTTCGACGTCGAGCACCGGCATGTTATCCAGAGTCAAGGACCGGCGCAGCGAGCGAATCGACCGCTCGTTGTCGCGCAGGTTCTTGATCTGCTGGAAGATCGCCACGATGTCGGGATTGTCCTCGGTCAGGAGGCCCTGCTCCTGGAGGCTCTTGAGCCCTTGCCAGGTCGCCTGCTTGTTGTCCATTCCGCTCTCCTCGTGGGTCTATTCACTAGAAGGTGGTATTCCGCCGGAGACGAGCATAAAGCGGCCGACCCTTGCCAAACCGTGGCGAATATCACACAAGCGTGCGATCAGGGACGGGCGAGAATGGCGGAGGTGTCCTCGACGGCCGCGTCGCCGGTGAGCACTCGCTTGCCGAGGATTTGTTCGTCGACTTCCGCGACGGCATACCAGTCCGAAGAGCTGGTGACCAGGACCGTCGCGACTTTCTCGCTGTAAGCCCCGGCCTTGCGGCGGATGACGAAGTAGCTGCCGCGATCGACGCCGTTCTTGCGGCCCAGATCCAGGTAGACGGTGCCGTCGCGCACCGCGGTCACCTGCCCCTGCAGCGGGTACGCCACCCGGAGGTACTTGAGCGTCTGGGCCGCCAGTTCGGCCGGATC is a genomic window containing:
- the upp gene encoding uracil phosphoribosyltransferase; the protein is MVQVLDHPLVHCALAELRAKDTPVVRFRARARELAKFLVLEATRDLATEEIEVETPLGKTAGRALLHKKIVIAPILRAGLAMVEPAIELLPEAEVRHIGLYRNEETLRPVTYYVKLPETYDATTTVLVIDPMLATGGSAVETINLFKARGAGNIKYLCLIASPEGIAALRKAHPDVAIYTVSIDSHLNEHGYIVPGLGDAGDRTFGTL
- the pgsA gene encoding CDP-diacylglycerol--glycerol-3-phosphate 3-phosphatidyltransferase, producing the protein MNLPTALTWLRVALIVPLAWAFEATPVGTAAAGREWAWIAFGCYVVASVTDYFDGMLARRWGQTTTLGALLDPLADKVLVACALVGLAYHGVVPAWTVTLIVAREFLVTGLRVAVAEKGGGVTPASWPGKVKTVLQMVALALYLWPPGGIKWAADPVYALALLLTVSSGAEYVWKSRHVLK